In Deinococcus sonorensis KR-87, a single window of DNA contains:
- a CDS encoding DUF5724 domain-containing protein, which yields MSSDVQELLRSYQQPWKPGFEDRLHTLPAATVAVIRDKLNGLSTADEALTDVLQASDDAARAAIAAVFFPQFPDVAARTLGALMTRHPYPQGYARRAFRAPGHRLSAAHAQAWLWRTWTTTREYPQPIGWLAVHAGLLNAWQSQGVGLLLAQAISDGDDEVFAVLRDTAGTQHPVARMGRHVPNALLSSTREDAWTLAEGLLLAAQRQEGLRQVILETVDEASLEAFRRMLRLVLDHDLLRFAATLRAACVWFGLNYDVTDLPTVKGHLTRALAFLDDEVAVRQAVQSGTAPDAYLALFVLGMQDAVHAADLARPLLMHADAARRMAAAQFLIAAELLTDDDRLMLLGDPDLRLSALAGSVLNRWSGINPGYTFEAYERYALRLPDTARHDPLLFPWLGQVPARETALDALPVLRGDRPFTVLAPHLGGMSVYGKTAVLRALGDHASTRTLDAPTRALLVSLLQDRNSSVSQEAVKVMAHFTPDATEVGAVHTLLKRKSADLRRGLIRLLAQAGGQAQASAHALLAGGNAEQRQAGLQLLLETGGTLPADFRPRTVTEQTLCARLTDPGAQVTLNDGLGLFNPARLTRPVPPRVRERPYPADLQRGAALLRTLDAVIVAHRETPLTGVGWDGSETVLLGNARPSALRPGRDDQPMPLQDLWTGWWQTRPDAQAGDLTRMWWTLNHFVARTDTTEGELQTELEPLAEEGGADGAASPAATLQALRHRSVYRTLGPLVALRLEHPDLAGVIVAALRTLYVTPTDTEMALDAWETALAHLPLDAEVQVDPQYTWRRSDPRELLHPLIPRDRWTAWPPGQVERLWNLSVYQGSAFPKLPLVRPETRLLLHAYAAGWAHRDDLLDQLIGERPAREGYWSSTDFSDLRTYTRRTLKPELPTHPDWLDAVSTVRDRVLQVELGRGDLETPATLPALALQGVHGAAVALQLLAGLGRNPLKRGYQGRNESRDVTFSHLIRVSFPQAGDTPDGVRAQAQALKLPDARLLDLAMFAPQWANLVAGALGWRGLEGGVYWLHAHTRDSNWSVPEDVRQAWEAEISERTPLGATDLTEGAVDVAWFRSMYRTVGRERFAALLEAAKYASSSGGHKRAEMYARAILGELNEAELGARIREKRNQDAVRALGLLPLARAKGKAARQLEERYRVISDFRRAARQFGAQRQASERRAADIGLQNLARSAGYTDPQRLVWAMEARTAPDWGRTVTVDGVTLAIAVTPEGDASLTVQRGEKALKAVPSALKKHPDVLALRESVSELSATRTRMRAALEDAMIRGDHLQPQELRDLAAHPVIAPMLRSLVWIVNEAHAGWWQGDTLETPAGAQPIGEQALRLAHPHDLYTGGHWAAFQAQVMERGVTQPFKQVFREYYPLTTAEQDARRSPRFQGQHVQPGRAAALFKARGWVAVPEEGVRRTWHAEGLNVWIDTSLGHGTPNEVEGTALNAVYFLPQGAREPLTLSEVPPRVFSETMRDLDLVVSVAHVGGVDPEATQSTTAMRAALLRETLRLLKLSNVRLQDDHALIEGHHARYTVHLGSGTVHRQPGGFLCIIPVHNQQQGRLFLPFADPDPRTAEVVSKVLLLAEDRKIQDPTILEQLR from the coding sequence ATGAGCAGCGACGTTCAGGAGCTCCTCCGCTCGTACCAGCAGCCGTGGAAGCCGGGGTTCGAGGACCGGCTGCACACGCTGCCCGCAGCCACCGTCGCGGTCATCCGGGACAAGCTCAATGGTCTGTCCACCGCGGATGAGGCACTGACCGATGTGCTGCAGGCCAGTGACGATGCCGCCCGGGCGGCCATCGCCGCCGTGTTCTTCCCGCAGTTCCCGGACGTGGCGGCCCGCACGCTCGGCGCCCTGATGACCCGCCATCCGTACCCGCAGGGGTACGCCCGCCGGGCCTTCCGGGCGCCCGGGCACCGGCTGTCGGCCGCCCACGCACAGGCGTGGCTGTGGCGCACCTGGACCACCACCCGCGAGTACCCGCAGCCGATCGGGTGGCTGGCCGTGCATGCGGGCCTGCTGAACGCCTGGCAGTCGCAGGGCGTGGGCCTGCTGCTGGCGCAGGCGATCAGTGATGGGGACGACGAGGTGTTCGCCGTGCTGCGCGACACGGCCGGCACCCAGCATCCGGTCGCCCGCATGGGCCGCCACGTGCCGAACGCGCTGCTGTCCAGCACCCGCGAGGACGCCTGGACGCTCGCGGAGGGGTTGCTGCTCGCGGCGCAGCGGCAGGAAGGGCTGCGGCAGGTGATCCTCGAGACGGTGGACGAGGCCAGCCTGGAGGCCTTCCGGCGCATGCTGCGCCTAGTCCTGGACCACGACCTGCTGCGCTTCGCGGCCACCCTGCGCGCCGCGTGCGTGTGGTTCGGCCTGAACTACGACGTCACCGACCTGCCCACCGTCAAAGGACACCTGACCCGAGCCTTGGCGTTCCTGGACGACGAGGTTGCCGTGCGCCAGGCCGTCCAGAGCGGCACGGCACCGGACGCGTACCTGGCCCTGTTCGTGCTGGGCATGCAGGACGCGGTGCACGCGGCCGACCTCGCCCGCCCGCTGCTGATGCACGCCGACGCGGCCCGCCGCATGGCCGCCGCCCAGTTCCTGATCGCCGCCGAGCTGCTGACCGACGACGACCGCCTGATGCTGCTCGGCGACCCGGACCTGCGCCTCTCCGCGCTGGCAGGGAGCGTCCTGAACCGCTGGAGCGGCATCAATCCCGGCTACACCTTCGAGGCGTACGAACGCTACGCCCTGCGCCTGCCGGACACGGCCCGCCACGACCCGCTGCTGTTCCCCTGGCTGGGCCAGGTGCCGGCCCGCGAGACGGCCCTCGACGCCCTGCCGGTGCTGCGTGGGGACCGGCCCTTCACGGTGCTCGCGCCGCACCTGGGTGGCATGAGCGTGTACGGCAAGACGGCGGTGCTGCGCGCCCTGGGCGACCACGCCAGCACACGGACGCTCGACGCCCCCACCCGCGCGCTGCTGGTCTCGCTCCTGCAGGACCGCAACAGCAGCGTGTCCCAGGAGGCCGTGAAGGTCATGGCGCACTTCACGCCGGACGCCACCGAGGTCGGCGCCGTGCACACCCTGCTGAAGCGCAAGAGTGCGGACCTGCGCCGGGGCCTGATCCGGCTGCTGGCCCAGGCGGGCGGGCAGGCGCAGGCCAGCGCCCACGCGCTGCTGGCAGGCGGCAACGCAGAACAGCGCCAGGCTGGCCTGCAACTGCTGCTCGAAACGGGAGGCACGCTTCCCGCGGACTTCCGTCCGAGGACCGTCACCGAACAGACGCTGTGCGCCCGCCTGACCGATCCCGGCGCGCAGGTCACACTGAACGACGGCCTGGGCCTGTTCAATCCGGCGCGGCTCACCCGGCCGGTCCCGCCCCGCGTCCGCGAGCGGCCCTACCCGGCCGACCTGCAACGCGGAGCGGCGCTGCTGCGCACCTTGGACGCCGTGATCGTCGCCCACCGCGAGACGCCCCTGACCGGCGTGGGCTGGGACGGCAGCGAAACCGTCCTGCTCGGCAATGCGCGCCCCTCTGCCCTGCGTCCAGGCCGCGACGATCAGCCGATGCCGCTGCAGGACCTCTGGACCGGCTGGTGGCAGACGCGCCCGGACGCGCAGGCGGGGGACCTGACCCGCATGTGGTGGACGCTGAATCATTTCGTGGCCCGGACCGACACCACCGAGGGCGAGCTGCAGACCGAACTGGAGCCGCTCGCGGAGGAGGGGGGTGCAGACGGCGCAGCGTCACCAGCCGCAACCCTCCAGGCGTTGCGGCACCGGAGCGTATACCGCACGCTCGGGCCACTCGTCGCCCTGCGGCTGGAACACCCGGACCTCGCGGGCGTGATCGTGGCCGCCCTGCGGACGCTGTACGTCACGCCCACCGACACAGAGATGGCGCTGGACGCCTGGGAGACCGCCCTGGCCCACCTGCCGCTGGACGCAGAAGTGCAGGTCGATCCCCAGTACACCTGGCGGCGCAGCGATCCGCGCGAGCTGCTGCATCCGCTCATCCCCCGCGATCGCTGGACGGCGTGGCCTCCCGGTCAGGTGGAACGTCTGTGGAACCTGAGCGTGTACCAGGGCTCGGCCTTCCCGAAATTGCCGCTCGTTCGGCCAGAGACGCGCCTGCTGCTGCACGCCTACGCCGCGGGGTGGGCACACCGGGACGACCTGCTCGATCAGCTGATCGGGGAACGACCGGCGCGTGAGGGCTACTGGTCCAGCACCGATTTCAGCGACCTGCGCACCTACACCCGCCGCACCCTCAAGCCGGAACTGCCCACCCACCCCGACTGGCTGGACGCCGTATCGACCGTCCGCGACCGGGTGCTGCAGGTGGAGCTCGGTCGCGGAGACCTGGAAACGCCCGCCACGCTGCCGGCCCTGGCCCTGCAGGGCGTGCACGGGGCCGCCGTGGCGCTGCAGCTGCTGGCCGGACTGGGCCGCAATCCCCTCAAGCGCGGGTACCAGGGCCGCAACGAGAGCCGGGACGTGACGTTCAGCCACCTGATCCGCGTGTCGTTTCCGCAGGCCGGCGACACCCCAGACGGTGTCCGGGCGCAGGCGCAGGCGCTGAAGCTTCCGGACGCCCGGCTGCTCGACCTCGCGATGTTCGCGCCACAATGGGCGAATCTGGTGGCCGGCGCGCTCGGCTGGCGCGGCCTGGAGGGCGGCGTGTACTGGCTGCACGCCCACACCCGCGACAGCAACTGGAGCGTCCCCGAGGACGTGCGGCAGGCGTGGGAGGCCGAGATCAGCGAACGCACACCGCTCGGCGCCACCGACCTGACCGAGGGCGCGGTGGACGTCGCGTGGTTCCGGAGCATGTACAGGACCGTGGGCCGCGAGCGCTTCGCGGCGCTGCTCGAGGCGGCCAAATATGCGTCCAGCAGCGGCGGGCATAAACGTGCGGAGATGTACGCCCGCGCGATCCTCGGCGAGCTGAACGAGGCGGAGCTCGGTGCCCGGATCCGGGAGAAGCGCAACCAGGACGCCGTCCGCGCCCTGGGCCTGCTGCCCCTGGCCCGCGCGAAGGGAAAGGCGGCCAGGCAGCTGGAGGAACGCTACCGCGTGATCAGCGACTTCCGCCGCGCGGCCCGGCAGTTCGGCGCGCAGCGGCAGGCCAGCGAACGCCGCGCCGCGGACATCGGCCTGCAGAACCTCGCCCGCAGCGCCGGGTACACCGATCCGCAGCGTCTGGTGTGGGCCATGGAGGCCCGCACCGCGCCCGACTGGGGGCGGACCGTCACCGTGGACGGCGTGACGCTGGCGATTGCCGTCACGCCGGAAGGGGACGCCAGCCTGACGGTGCAGCGCGGCGAGAAGGCCCTCAAGGCCGTGCCGTCCGCGCTGAAGAAACACCCGGACGTGCTGGCCCTCCGGGAGAGCGTCAGCGAACTGAGCGCCACCCGCACCCGCATGCGCGCCGCGCTCGAGGACGCCATGATCCGGGGTGACCATCTGCAGCCTCAGGAACTCCGCGACCTCGCCGCGCACCCGGTCATCGCTCCGATGCTGCGCAGCCTGGTGTGGATCGTGAATGAGGCGCATGCCGGCTGGTGGCAGGGCGACACCCTGGAAACCCCGGCCGGAGCCCAGCCGATCGGCGAGCAGGCGCTGAGGCTCGCGCACCCGCACGACCTGTACACCGGGGGGCACTGGGCCGCATTCCAGGCCCAGGTGATGGAGCGGGGCGTCACGCAGCCGTTCAAGCAGGTGTTCCGCGAGTACTACCCGCTCACCACCGCCGAGCAGGACGCCAGACGCAGTCCCCGCTTCCAAGGGCAGCACGTTCAGCCGGGCCGGGCGGCCGCGCTGTTCAAGGCGCGCGGCTGGGTGGCCGTCCCTGAGGAGGGGGTCCGCAGGACCTGGCACGCCGAGGGCCTGAACGTCTGGATCGACACCAGCCTCGGCCACGGCACCCCCAACGAGGTGGAGGGCACGGCCCTGAACGCCGTGTACTTCCTGCCCCAGGGCGCCCGGGAGCCGCTGACGCTCTCCGAGGTGCCGCCACGCGTGTTCAGCGAAACCATGCGCGACCTGGACCTGGTCGTGTCGGTCGCGCACGTGGGCGGCGTCGATCCGGAGGCTACGCAGAGCACCACCGCGATGCGCGCGGCCCTGCTGCGGGAAACGCTGCGGCTCCTGAAGCTGAGCAACGTCAGGCTGCAGGACGACCACGCCCTCATCGAGGGCCACCACGCCCGGTACACCGTGCACCTCGGCAGCGGCACCGTGCACCGCCAGCCGGGCGGCTTCCTGTGCATCATCCCGGTCCACAACCAGCAGCAGGGCCGCCTGTTCCTGCCGTTTGCCGACCCCGACCCCCGCACGGCCGAGGTGGTCAGCAAGGTGCTGCTGCTCGCTGAAGACCGCAAGATTCAGGACCCCACCATCCTTGAGCAGCTGCGCTGA
- the solA gene encoding N-methyl-L-tryptophan oxidase has product MKRAYDTVIIGGGMAGTAAAHELARRGQGKVLLLEQHRFGHHHGSSAGASRIFRLSQPLQHHARMAAWALRGWRTFQQEYQTQLYWPSGLLDLGTAHSPELTSIARHLTAQGEPFERLDAVALARRHPQWRPDDDWQAIFSPEAGILNPSLTLELLTAMTRALGGTLLEQTRVQRLDLSDPHAPVVETSAGRFEAGRVVIAAGGWLPNLLPDLAGRFRVTREQVVFFRPQRPEAFALGRFPMFIQWTVPEVYGFPMFHLPGVKVGLHISGPEVNPDHPDGGPQPELTATMRRFLQRHLPDAAGPEMQTQTCLYTTTRSGDFVYDQHPASPHVLLVSPCSGAGFKFMPVHGEIVADWTQQVTHPLWSDRFTLQRAAPDHGPPRDGGG; this is encoded by the coding sequence ATGAAACGCGCGTACGACACGGTGATCATCGGCGGAGGGATGGCCGGGACTGCCGCCGCCCATGAGCTTGCCCGCCGCGGGCAGGGAAAAGTGCTGCTGCTCGAGCAGCACCGCTTCGGTCATCATCACGGCAGCAGTGCGGGCGCGTCCAGAATTTTCCGTCTGTCCCAGCCGCTGCAGCATCACGCGCGGATGGCGGCGTGGGCGTTGCGCGGCTGGCGAACGTTCCAGCAGGAGTATCAGACGCAGCTGTACTGGCCCTCCGGACTGCTCGATCTCGGGACTGCGCACAGCCCCGAACTGACGTCCATCGCCCGTCACCTGACGGCCCAGGGGGAGCCCTTCGAGCGGCTGGACGCCGTGGCGCTGGCGCGCCGCCATCCGCAGTGGCGGCCCGACGACGACTGGCAGGCCATCTTCAGTCCGGAGGCGGGCATCCTCAACCCCAGCCTGACGCTCGAACTGCTGACCGCCATGACCCGGGCGCTGGGCGGCACCCTGCTGGAGCAGACCCGGGTGCAGCGGCTCGACCTGAGTGACCCGCACGCGCCGGTGGTGGAGACCTCCGCGGGCCGCTTCGAGGCGGGCCGCGTGGTGATCGCGGCCGGCGGCTGGCTGCCGAATCTGCTGCCGGACCTCGCCGGGCGCTTCCGGGTCACGCGGGAGCAGGTGGTGTTCTTTCGCCCGCAGCGTCCCGAGGCGTTTGCGCTCGGGCGATTCCCGATGTTCATCCAGTGGACCGTCCCGGAGGTCTACGGCTTTCCGATGTTCCACCTGCCGGGCGTCAAGGTCGGGCTGCACATCAGCGGCCCGGAGGTCAACCCGGACCACCCGGACGGTGGGCCACAGCCGGAGCTGACCGCCACCATGCGCCGGTTTCTCCAGCGGCACCTGCCGGACGCGGCCGGGCCGGAGATGCAGACGCAGACCTGCCTGTACACCACCACCCGGAGTGGGGACTTCGTGTACGACCAGCACCCCGCCTCGCCTCACGTGCTGCTGGTGTCACCCTGCTCGGGGGCCGGCTTCAAGTTCATGCCGGTGCACGGTGAGATCGTCGCCGACTGGACCCAGCAGGTGACGCATCCGCTGTGGAGCGACCGCTTCACCCTGCAGCGCGCGGCGCCCGACCACGGGCCGCCGCGTGACGGCGGGGGATGA